The following nucleotide sequence is from Anopheles stephensi strain Indian chromosome 3, UCI_ANSTEP_V1.0, whole genome shotgun sequence.
atatgtgcgtgtgtctggTCGAGCGATTCTCCGGGTGGGGCGGAGAATCCTTTCGATATGGACTGGACTCTGCGATGGGCCGGTTTGTCGTTGGGACATGTGGTTTCTATTGAGAGTTGTCGGCAAGTAAGCTTGCAACATGTTCTAGCGGAGGTTTAAGTTCTAAATTTCAAATAATACTTATTATATTGATCAATTTGATGTAAAGTTCTGAAAGATAAACCAAAATGTATACTGCAATCTATCACttatcaatttcaattttaaatacattaaCACCAAACCACTGCACCCCAAAGCAGATGGTGGAGCCCGATCACACAAGCCCCCAAATGCTTTATCGTGCATTTGAATCATCGCATATTTTGCCGAATAAATTATACTCACTAATTAAATCGGCCTGCCCGGGCAGCTGCCCGGAACCGATGCAACGGAATGTGAGGGAAAATATTACTCGCTCCACATCATAACTCAATTTGGGCACCCCAAACATCCACATCCACCTCACTCACCGTGCGCAGCTAATCCGCACAGAGACGAACCTTCATTATCGGTGTGATTCGATCGAATATCTCATAAACCATTTGATCACCCCCCAACTTACACGGGAGATTCGGGGGCCCCTGCACTACGACAGCATACCGTCACGCTGCGGGTGTCTCTCGGGATTGGAAGATAGACGTACAAGAcagacaaaaaatatatataaacaAAAAGAGCTTCAAACAAATCGATGTTGTCGAAAATTTGCACTAACCATTCTTCTATTAGCGGTGGCTGGGTTCATGGACGGAGGTTTTGTGAGGGGAAGTTGTTGCCaataaaaatttgtcacaAGAACGCTAATCGTTTCCATCTGGGCTGGTAGTAGTATTCTTTCGCTTTACGCCTTATTGAGCCCAGAGTAGAAGCATTCGATCGATTTCGATCCTCCAAGGTCCAAAGCTCCAAtggggaagaagaagcagctcgaccgaaacaaaaagaaaaccgggCTGGTCAGAATCTATGTAAATTATCAATTCCTCACGCCACTTATCTGTGTGCATTCATCTGATCTATAAATTAAACACATCTCCCCCCGGTGGTAATGGTTGTTcttcggtgtgcgtgtgcgtgtgtgtgtgttttgcgttGGCAGCATCCACCAGGCATCGTTGATCGGCAGTTTGGGCTGATCCTTGGGGCGAGATAAGGAAAACGAAATTCGTAACAGCTTAAGACAGCAGCTCCACGTTCTCCcagctggttttttttttggtctggcGTTTTACTCGCACCTTCCGACTCGGTGGTCTCGCACAGGCCGTCTTCGATTCGGAAGACTTCGCGGAACTTCTTCATCTGCGTTCGCGATCGTCTACATCGAAAActtgaaacaacaacaaaaaatactctCAAAataaccacacaaacacacaacaggTTGAACATGGCTCCTTCGTCCTGGACATTGCATACCGGGCtttggccgttttttttttttttgtttgctttttgggAGGTACGGGGAAAAcaggttccattttttttttggggccgACGGCGGTGTCAGCGGGATGTTCTGCCTTTTGGCTGGCGTCTTGACGCCAGCTTACGCGAGTCAAGTTGAAGCTTGCACAGGGTATGGACGGACAGCGGGTTAAAGGAATGTAATTTTGATAAAGAACATTTGATAATTATTGATCGAAGATTATGGAACAATAAAATTCATACTTTCAACGATATGCTTCGAAGGCCTATCCAAAATGTCATCCTCGCCATCAAGTTTTAAGACTTCATGGACTATTGACTTCCCGCTTATTGACCACATAGACTACCCACTGTCCATACACAAGGTTCGCCTAATCGGTTCCGCCTTTCGGCAAAGGACAATCTGCAAACCATCCGCCCCATAGTAAGCGAACGGTGCAGAACACGCTACGGAAGGTGCAAATGTTTAACCACAACTAATTGGAACTGACAGTGGACCAAATCATGCGTAAATTAATTGGCCCAGGCGGGCACACGGGCATGTGtgatttacaaaaaaaaaactcaagcaGACGCCAAgtaaaaagaaagcaacaagGGACACACGGTGTCCACGCCGGTTCACGACATGCACGTTGTCCTGCCGCCGTTGATCCTTGCTGTCAACTGAAGCCGAATCGAGGAAAACTCTTCAAGGAACTGTCGGTTCACAACAAACAGCCCGCGCCAGACACGCCAACGGTATGGTCCACCAGTTGTCAACCGCTTTCTGGGCTACAGCAACACATCATCGAGATCTACCGATGATCTTCCGGGAATGGTTGCGAACGTTTCGCAAACACTTTGTTCCCGGTTCGATCGCATAAGGTCTTATCACATTTGGCAAGGCGAAGCATTTCTACGGCAAGTACACGTCAAATTGTCGGGCCATCAAGGTTCTGTCTTTGATTCTGACTTCGACAAGGTGGTTCTGCCTTTCCTCCGAAAGATTCCCGGAACCATCGAATGTTGACGTCGAATCAATCTTACCTGGGATGTGGAATGAAATGATCACCATGTCCGCGCGCGCGCAAAAAATGCTACCCAACAGTCGATATGATTGCTCCATAAGGTTGGCTCCAACAGCGCCAACGGTCAAACCGTTAAACAAATCATAGCTACGGGAGGGAAACCTGTCACCCGCCCCAATCGCCCACAGCTCCGGCCAGCGCGCCCTCACAGCAAACGGGCAAGGTGAGAAAGTTTCTCACCGTTTCGGTGACATTTTGACGCGTATGCGAACGAAACGCGATCCAGAAACGGCGTGATGGGGGCCCGTGCCCCTCCAAAAACCGAGCACGCCCCGGTTTCACACATGACTCATCAATCTAATTCAATAATGAGACATcccataaaataaatttaataataaatttaaatattttacccaTTTCACTCGATCGTGCTTATGTTCTACGATCGTCGACTCGGGCTGATGGGTCTGATGGGTGGTGTGGATCGAGGTTTGGATGGTGGTCGTTGATCGTCACCTCGTTCGCACTGTATAGAATACGGCGTAAAATTTCTGCCACCCGTCCTACCTTACACCCAAACCCCAACCATTCGAGTTCTTAAGATTCCTGTTTTTATTCGATCGAATCCACTGATCGGACGCAGCATCGACGAACGAACGTGCGTGCTGCTCTCCAGCTCCGGGGCGGGGGGACAGAAATTAAAACGCGTCCACTGCCAAAGGTGTCGATGGTTAATTTCTCGATCGATATCTTCACAGCCTCAGGCTGTGGCCTCGGGATAGAACAGAAAAAcgagaaccaaaaaaaaacgaagaagaaaagaactcAAAACAAAACGTGATGATTTTATACGCCAGGACCACCAGACGAGCGCACTGGGATTCAGCCCCGTGCTCGTAAACAGCACCAATTTTTAGATTTTTACAACTGTCCACCTTCGACGTGTGATTCGCTTTAGGGAAAGTCAGCAGCGAACGGACGTAATGTTGGTCACCCCCAGGGGAAAACCAAGGCGGACCAATAGTCGATAGAATTTAAAGAtgatattttatgttttattgtgtggcgaaaacaagcaaacagacATGGCGGAAGAAATGTATCCGTCCATTTTATGTGGCCTCACTGCCTTTACAGAAGTCATGCGAGGCGAGCTATAAACTAGAAAAGAAGAAGCTCGGAAAATTGATCCTCGCTTAAGAACTGATTCTAAATGGCGTGTTTCTGTGTTCCTCGTGATGCTGAATATGGGCGAAGCATATTGCTAAGCTAATCGTTTTTGATGTTGAATAATATGCGTATGTTGAGTCATTCTATTGTATGTTGTTTGGTATACGCGAATCTTCAAACGCAACAAATATTGATGAGAAATCTTGAGACTTTATTGCCTGGTAGCTTCAGCCTTAGAAAATCTTGAACCTCCCAGAGAGAGAACTTCCTGAACAAGGTGGACAGATTGTAATACAAAATTGGTCTTCCATGTTTGAGATGAAGCCTATAACAATAGCTCCTAGCCGGGAATGAGAGGCTGACGTTATTGATCTAGGAGAACGTAAATAGCCACCAAACATCGTTAAATGACTCTTGAAATGCTCCAAGCACTGAACTTAAAATTCGATATATTTAATTGCCTGGAAGCATCATAGTTAGGAATGTAGGGAGCTTTGATCCAGGTGTCAGAATATCCTCTAGACCATCCTGGACATAGGTGGGCAAACTTAAACAAAACTTGTCGTCCTTGTTTGAGACGAAGCATGGTCTGACAGAGCCTGCTAATAACTCCGCATAAGAAGCGTGAACATAGGAGAGCAAGAGAACATAGGAGTTTAATCGCAGGACCTTATCAAAAAGTTATTTGAGTTCCAAACTCATTAAAATTTCTGATCAGACCAGATTTTAAAGTACAAATATAAACTATTTGCAGCGCTACAAATAGTACACAACTCGAAATCTAGAAATAAAATGCTCCCAATCAGTTCTAATTCGGCAGCGCAAACGTCCTACGACATGAAATCCGTCCCAATTAAAATTTAGTTTGATAGTTTATAAACAAATCTCTCTCCAGCCATGTGTGTTTAGCTATAAAGCAGTTTGAAAATTAAAGCATGTCACTCAGCAGTTCTGCCCAATAAACATCTGTCAGCTCCCCCGGGCCACATTGCAATGCTCGGGTCGAAAGGATAAAAGCAACACATTTGCTCCCGGCACTTTCTTCCCGCCAAGTGCCTACTGCTAACTAGAGGTATAATAATGGTACATTTGATACCGCACCGAACGAAAAACAATGTTGTGCTGGAGAGCATCAATTAAACAGCATCCCTGCGTTCGGCGTCTTTTAATGGTTTTGCTTCGGCCGAGCAGGCCGAGGTCGTTGTCATAGTTGCGCCCCACTAACACACGTTGGCACGCAGCAAGCGCATCCTTGCTTTCGAGCGAGCACATCGAGGGAGACGGACCCAACCGTCGATTGGTGCAGATAAAAATCGATGTCTCTCAAAAGCATTTCCCGGCCCCGGGAGCCATCTTGCTCACTGTTTGCAAGGATAACATTCACCGTGACGCGCCGACTAATGCACACGTGCCTTTCCATAGCAAGGTTCCGCGGGGGAGCGATATTTGTCTGTAGTCGTTCAGCCCTTCAGAGACAGCGCGAGACAGTGGCACCCTTCATCCGGTAGACAATGGTAATAGGTGTTGCCTTTTAATGCGGTGAGACAAGCGTATGTTTTCATAGCACACAGAAGCCCCGTTCCGGTCGTGTTGTTGCTCCCCAAATTGGCAGTATGGTGCGACGCTTTCCAGCCAACCCAGTCGCTAGGATACGGATCCGGGAGGATATTATCGATCGGGCGCAATGGTTCGGACGCACCAGAAAACAACTTGGGAAACCGTAAATCAACATCAGGGGAAGAAATCACGCGTTAACAGACAACAGATCGATTTTGGGCCATTATTGCTCGCTCtgtttacacacacactcactgccccttttgcatttgtttgtttggcttttcAACATGATTTTACTCACGGGACATGTGTTTTTCAGGGCGATTGTCCCGGGTTGGATAtgaatttttgaaactttcaTGATAGATTTAAAAAGGGCTGTAGAATATTAAGTTTGGGTAAAAGAATGGAAACTATGATCATGAATGGAGTACGTATGATGGAAAGCCAAGGGGAGACACAGTTCAAggctgtttttttaatttgggAATCACAGTTATATTgcttattaattttaattaaataccTTAAATTGAATCTTCCGAATTGCAAATGATTGAAGAGTAGATTGCAATTATTTGTTTGAGAAATGTGTTTAAGTAGTGTCAACTACTTCAAGCCAAAGCAATTTAAATCGAAtgatcaaataaataaagaccAATAATTGTATCTGATCGCATTGATCGTTCAGATATTTTGATTGGAACACGATTTGTTTGGTGTTAATCGACAACTTATAAGCTGATTTAAACGATTGATTTGTCCACAACATTTCAAGAAGCTCAGCGTTATCCTTTCAGCTCGATTGATCATTCCATACCTTTCTTCACAATCATAAGGTTTCTCTTCTCACGGCTACACTTTTTGATGGACAATAGTTTTCATCACTCTTCCTACTCGTTCTGGAACCTTTCGGAAAGGTGCCTGATACACACCATTTTACACCGGGACCAATATTCTCCCAGCAGCCCAGAATGCATGTCACCGACATGCCTTTCCTGTTCGAACGAACAGGTAACCTTGTGCCCGGAAGCGTTGCCTGTCACCAGGAATCTTTGTTGCACATTTTCCATTATGTTCGGACGAACAACGGCAATGCTGTGGCATTTCTTTTGGGCGATCCTCCCCGATTTCAAGGGACAGATTAAAGGCGGATTAGCAAACTGAAGCACCGGGACAACTAGAACTGGAGCgcagagagagacagagagtgaGACATTGTTCGTTGGCTGCatttttgctgccattttcccACCCTATTACCTTCGAAGTCCCCGAGAAAGTGCATCGGTCCTATCGGAAGGACACAATCTAGATCGCTTCCTAGAATTAAGGACTTTCACTCGAAAATGACTGAAAACGGGATAGGAAGTATATGATGAACATATAAAACCAACCCAAGAAACTGGCTTGTAATGAACAAGAGCAAGAATATCTATACTGCAGCAGCTTACAAATAGCATCTGGAGTAGAAAGCTTAAGCGATcgtttctgttgctgctgctgctgctgctgccgctgcaaTGCACATTTAGTTTCTCAGCATCAACGTCAATACAAAGGGTGACCAGACTGGGGAAATAGACGGAACTAGGGTTGACGTACGAAGACGGAAACAGACCGCCACTTACCAGAGCCAATATTTGTTTAGGTCGACGTCAGTCAGCGCGGACACGGAACAGTTCAGGATGAGGCACTCCAGCGGGCCGAGTCACTTAAAGTCAAAAATGTGTCTGGAAAGGATGGAAGTTTACTCTCTGCTGGCACAAAAATGGCACAAGATGTTAATACTGAAAATGTACCTCAGAAGTTTAGCTTAACTTCAAAATTATGGTAAATTCTGAggatttgaaacattttctcaAGGAGGTTTTGGCCTGCAATTCTGTCTCTACTCAAATAACCCCTAGCTAATTCCTCCATTACTTGCGACGGTCCTGATGTGATTTGATGCTGGTCCAAATAACGTCCCAGGTTTATAATCAATAAATACACTCAAATTATTTCTACGCCTAAACATGCTTCCAAGGTCCAAAAAACTCGCtcactgtttttttctgccaACACCGATCCCGTGTTCCGTGTCACTGATGCCAACCATATTAAGCCTCTTTTGCCCCTTCAAAACCTCCGCTCCGTTCCGTCAGGTACGCGTCGTCGTGCGGCTCTATGCTTCGGCTCGCGTGGTTGCCTCTTACAACGGAGAGCCGGCCTGCTGCCATGGCTGACGTTTAGCCTTTATGCTGCTtcatttgcttctttttgcctcgggcagcagcaggacatCCTGCCAATGAGCCTCCAGGGGATAAAAGGTGAAGGAGGCCATTTTAAGGATCGCTCGAGTGCATCCATCCTGGGCGGCGAGAGCCTGAAGTTCAGCACGCCGGCCCTAAGCCTCGAGACAGTTGTAAGGATTCGGCGGTTTGTTTGCGCGCTACAGAAATGGAGCTACCAGCGGCAGGAAATCCCTTGACCATGTTCTTCCCGCTCGACCGTACCGTACTGGCGCGGTGAGTCGTGTGCGTCTGTGCTAGTGGTTCCCATGAATGAATGAACCTCGCCGGATGACCCTTTCCCCGGTTTTCGTCGCACGACTACGCTGTTTGAGTAACTGGGTGACGAGAAGCAATTTTTGTGGTCAGAGAATCGAGGGATACGAACGacgacacaaaaaaagtgaAGCTAGAAATTTATACAGACATCCCAAACGTCGGTATCCATCAACCAGAAGCCCTGTCTTTGCCCCGGCACCGTGAAATGCACTCCATACGTGGCTCGTTTGTCTCGGAAACCCCCATCCTCCCACCGGTAAGGCTTTCCCTTCATTCATCATAACGGGAGCTGAGGCAACATATGCATCGACCGCATCGAACGAACGGTTCCCCGTCCGTCCGGTGGCCGCCTACCACGAACGTCATTCATCTatgagaaaatttaatttctacGACTTCTCAATGAAATGTGCTTTTTCTTACCATGCGCCTTCTATTTGCTATTAGTTAT
It contains:
- the LOC118511758 gene encoding uncharacterized protein LOC118511758, yielding MHFLGDFEVLVVPVLQFANPPLICPLKSGRIAQKKCHSIAVVRPNIMENVQQRFLVTGNASGHKVTCSFEQERHVGDMHSGLLGEYWSRCKMVCIRHLSERFQNE